In a single window of the Deinococcus aetherius genome:
- a CDS encoding Gfo/Idh/MocA family protein translates to MTQPDPSQPRAAVIGIGFIGHAHIEALRRLNVPIAGVLGHEEGYTRREAAKLGLRPYLSLDELLVDPEVTVVHQCGPNDVHAGQNLRALAAGKHVFSEKPLGVSVEECERQLLAARQAGRRAAVNFTYRGYAAVQTLREIVRGGELGDVTYLRGHYLQDWLLYATDFNWRVGAPARETRAVSDIGSHLSDLARFVTGREPERVFARFTTLHPERRRPVGEVQTFAQGGGQTEPFTVTTEDQASLLVEYAGGVHANFELAQVAPGHKNDLELEVQGTRGAAVWRQERPEEIEIGTRENVRTVRLKDPGSAFTHYPGGHPEGYPDAITNVIRTFYTGLGGAGSDRIATFEDGLAAARFVEAAFQSHTEGRWVDTRQEVAR, encoded by the coding sequence ATGACCCAGCCCGACCCTTCCCAGCCGCGCGCCGCCGTCATCGGCATCGGCTTCATCGGCCACGCCCACATTGAGGCCCTGCGCCGCCTGAACGTGCCCATCGCGGGCGTCCTCGGCCACGAGGAGGGCTACACCCGCCGGGAGGCCGCCAAACTCGGTCTGCGCCCGTATCTCAGCCTGGACGAACTGCTCGTGGACCCCGAGGTGACGGTGGTTCACCAGTGTGGCCCGAACGACGTTCACGCCGGGCAGAATCTGCGGGCGCTCGCCGCGGGCAAGCACGTCTTCTCGGAAAAGCCGCTGGGGGTGTCCGTCGAGGAGTGCGAGCGGCAGCTCCTGGCCGCGCGGCAGGCGGGGCGGCGGGCGGCGGTGAACTTCACCTACCGGGGCTACGCCGCCGTGCAGACCCTGCGCGAGATCGTGCGGGGCGGCGAATTGGGCGACGTGACCTACCTGCGCGGTCACTACCTGCAAGACTGGCTGCTCTACGCGACCGACTTCAACTGGCGGGTGGGTGCCCCCGCCCGGGAGACGCGCGCCGTGTCCGACATCGGCTCGCACCTCTCGGACCTCGCCCGCTTCGTGACGGGCCGGGAGCCCGAGCGGGTGTTCGCGCGCTTCACCACCTTGCACCCGGAAAGGCGGCGTCCGGTCGGGGAGGTGCAGACCTTCGCCCAGGGGGGCGGGCAGACCGAGCCCTTCACCGTCACCACCGAGGACCAGGCGAGCCTCCTCGTCGAGTACGCGGGCGGCGTCCACGCCAACTTCGAGCTGGCGCAGGTCGCGCCCGGCCACAAGAACGACCTGGAGCTGGAGGTGCAGGGCACCCGCGGCGCGGCGGTCTGGCGCCAGGAGCGCCCCGAGGAGATCGAGATCGGCACCCGCGAGAACGTGCGGACCGTGCGCCTCAAGGACCCGGGCAGCGCCTTCACCCACTATCCCGGCGGTCACCCGGAAGGCTACCCCGACGCGATCACCAACGTCATCCGCACCTTCTACACGGGGCTAGGTGGGGCGGGGAGCGACCGCATCGCCACCTTCGAGGACGGCCTCGCCGCCGCCCGGTTCGTGGAGGCGGCGTTCCAGAGCCACACGGAGGGCCGCTGGGTGGACACCCGGCAGGAAGTGGCGCGGTAG